From the Mastacembelus armatus chromosome 14, fMasArm1.2, whole genome shotgun sequence genome, one window contains:
- the lig3 gene encoding DNA ligase 3 isoform X1 — protein MQRPLLFGPKTVRVGLQTFQTLFRRQQLLKACRPLQVSLCFEHLSPPVSAFRFSREIHNFSSGFHKHSFLQRYLPQLSLRQCFCIEPDMAEQRFLVEYAKRGTAGCKKCKDKIQKGIVRIGKIVPNPFSESAGEMKEWYHMKCIFEKLERARATTKKIEDITDLEGWEELQDEDKDLINKHISDLMAKVNASPKKKVQAKLNTSGQLTAPPPDPSANAPRKFSGFTAAKAGTSSSSGPSSSSSAKSCQRSNLSTQLCDLQHKDCLFREFRKLCANVAENNSYNVKTQIIEKFLKKGSGGDKFHGDLYLTVKLLLPGVIKSVYNLNDKQIVKLFSRIFKCNQDDMVRDLEQGDVSETVRMFFEESKSFPPAAKSLLTIQEVDTALTCLAQLTKEDEQQTELEHIAKNCTSNDLKCIIRLIKHDLKMNAGAKHVLDAVDPNAYDAFKASRNLSDVIERVLRNQQEASNGSGPRKLLTVEASLMTPVQPMLAEACKSVEYAMKKCPNGMYSEIKYDGERVQVHKNGDNFSYFSRSLKPVLPHKVAHFKDYIPQAFPGGHSMILDAEVLLIDTKTSKPLPFGTLGVHKKAAFQDANVCLFVFDCIFFNGVSLMERPLCERRKFLHDNMVVVPNRILFSEMKHVTRAGDLADMITRVIREGLEGLVLKDIKGTYEPGKRHWLKVKKDYLNEGAMADTADLVVLGAFYGKGSNGGIMSSFLMGCYDEDSKKWCTVTKCSGGYDDATLARLQKELDVIKISKDPSKIPGWLKIIKNYYPDFIIRNPEVGLLCSAHSHFPQAPVWEITGAEFSKSEMHTADGISIRFPRMTRIRDDKDWKSATNLHQLRELYRISKENSDFKVTAGPSTASDDKSSSEGDSGGNSPSSSSHRGAPPKNTSNSASPKPKVMKSQPRAPGSDAPSAKKVKKSENVQSNGQTKTKAPSQLLEPRNDKTLLDIFSGVKLFLPVTVQDFDKLRRYFVAYDGDLVPDYEAASATHTLAEPEEGSKAQSVTSSWIWECIRKRRVVPPC, from the exons ATGCAGAGACCTCTTTTGTTTGGGCCCAAGACTGTCCGTGTAGGCCTACAAACTTTTCAAACACTTTTTAGGAGGCAGCAACTTTTGAAAGCGTGTAGACCCCTGCAGGTCTCTTTGTGCTTTGAACATCTATCTCCACCTGTGTCTGCATTTAGGTTTTCCAGGGAAATCCATAATTTTTCCTCAGGATTCCATAaacacagtttcctccaaaggTACCTTCCCCAGCTTTCTTTGCGTCAGTGTTTCTGCATTGAGCCAGATATGGCAGAACAGAGGTTTCTTGTGGAATACGCCAAACGTGGTACTGCAGGTTGTAAGAAATGCAAGGACAAAATCCAGAAGGGCATAGTGCGGATAGGGAAGATTGTGCCAAACCCTTTCAGCGAGTCTGCAGGGGAGATGAAAGAGTGGTATCATATGAAGTGcatatttgagaagctggaaagGGCAAGAGCCACCACAAAGAAGATTGAGGACATCACAGATCTGGAGGGCTGGGAAGAGCTGCAGGATGAAGACAAGGATCtcattaataaacacatttcag ACCTGATGGCCAAAGTCAATGCAAGTCCAAAGAAAAAAGTGCAGGCCAAGTTGAACACAAGTGGCCAGCTGACAGCTCCTCCTCCTGACCCGTCTGCCAATGCTCCACGCAAGTTTTCAGGCTTCACTG CTGCGAAGGCTGGCACCTCAAGCAGCTCCGgaccatcctcctcttcctctgccaaAAGCTGCCAACGCAGCAACTTGTCCACACAGCTTTGTGACCTTCAACATAAAGACTGCCTTTTCAGGGAGTTTCGCAAACTCTGTGCCAATGTTGCAGAAAACAACAGCTACAATGTCAAGACACAAATTATTGAGAAGTTTCTCAAGAAGGGTTCAGGTGGAG ATAAGTTCCATGGAGATCTTTACCTGACAGTGAAACTGCTCTTGCCAGGAGTCATTAAGAGTGTCTACAATCTAAATGACAAACAGATTGTAAAACTCTTTAGCCGCATATTCAAATGCAACCAGGATGACATGGTGCGCGATCTGGAGCAG GGCGATGTGTCTGAGACAGTGAGGATGTTCTTCGAGGAGAGTAAATCATTTCCTCCAGCTGCCAAGAGCCTACTAACCATCCAGGAAGTGGACACAGCCCTGACCTGCCTCGCCCAGCTGACCAAGGAGGATGAGCAGCAGACCGAGCTGGAGCATATTGCCAAAAA CTGCACCAGTAATGACCTGAAATGCATCATTCGACTTATTAAACATGACTTGAAGATGAATGCTGGCGCAAAACATGT CTTGGATGCTGTGGATCCAAATGCTTACGATGCCTTCAAGGCCTCACGTAACCTGAGTGACGTGATTGAACGGGTATTGAGGAATCAGCAGGAGGCCTCTAATGGTTCAGGACCCAGGAAACTCCTTACTGTAGAAGCCTCACTCATGACCCCTGTTCAGCCCATGTTG GCAGAGGCATGTAAATCTGTCGAGTACGCTATGAAGAAATGCCCAAATGGAATGTACTCCGAGATTAAGTATGACGGAGAACGCGTACAGGTCCATAAGAATGGAGACAACTTCAGCTACTTCAGCCGCAGCCTCAAACCAGTGTTGCCACACAAA gTAGCCCATTTCAAAGACTACATCCCTCAGGCTTTTCCTGGTGGCCACAGTATGATACTGGATGCTGAAGTCCTCCTAATTGACACAAAGACCAGTAAACCACTGCCTTTTGGGACCTTGGGAGTACACAAg AAAGCAGCCTTTCAAGATGCCAATGtatgcctttttgtttttgactgtaTCTTCTTTAATGGCGTGAGTCTCATGGAGAG GCCCCTGTGTGAACGCAGGAAGTTCCTGCACGACAACATGGTAGTAGTCCCCAACAGGATTCTGTTCTCAGAGATGAAGCACGTCACT AGGGCAGGAGATCTGGCTGATATGATAACTCGTGTCATCAGAGAGGGGCTTGAAGGCCTGGTGCTAAAAGACATAAAG GGCACCTATGAACCAGGGAAACGGCACTGGCTGAAGGTGAAGAAGGACTATTTGAATGAAGGCGCGATGGCAGACACAGCTGACCTGGTTGTGCTGGGGGCCTTCTATGGAAAAGGTTCAAATG GGGGCATCATGTCCAGTTTTCTAATGGGCTGTTACGACGAAGACTCCAAGAAATGGTGCACAGTCACCAAGTGCTCCGGAGGCTATGATGACGCCACCTTGGCCAGACTCCAGAAGGAGCTGGATGTGATCAAAATCAGCAAG GACCCAAGCAAAATCCCAGGCTGGTTGAAAATCATCAAGAACTATTATCCAGATTTCATTATCCGCAATCCTGAGGTGGGACTTCTCTGTTCAGCACATTCACATTTCCCA caagCACCTGTGTGGGAGATCACAGGTGCTGAATTTTCCAAATCAGAAATGCACACAGCTGATGGCATCTCTATACGCTTTCCCCGCATGACACGCATCCGTGATGACAAGGACTGGAAGAGCGCCACCAACTTGCACCAGCTTAGG GAGCTGTACCGTATATCAAAGGAGAACTCTGACTTCAAAGTGACAGCTGGACCATCTACAGCCAGTGATGACAAGAGCTCGTCAGAAGGGGACAGTGGAGGGAACTCCCCGTCATCCTCATCCCACAGAGGTGCTCCACCCAAGAACACCA GCAACAGTGCTTCACCCAAACCAAAGGTGATGAAATCCCAGCCTCGTGCTCCTGGTTCAGACGCACCAAGTGCTAAGAAG gtgaaaaagagtgaaaatgtaCAGAGCAATGGTCAAACCAAAACGAAGGCACCCTCTCAACTGCTGGAGCCAAGGAATGATAAG ACACTGCTGGACATCTTCAGTGGGGTGAAGCTTTTCCTGCCTGTCACAGTGCAGGACTTTGACAAACTGAGACGATACTTTGTGGCATACGATGGAGATCTTGTACCAGACTATGAAGCTgcctcagccacacacacacttgctgaACCTGAAGAGGGTAGCAAGGCACAGTCAGTCACATCCAGCTGGATCTGGGAATGTATCCGTAAGAGGCGTGTTGTACCTCCctgttaa
- the lig3 gene encoding DNA ligase 3 isoform X2, with product MQRPLLFGPKTVRVGLQTFQTLFRRQQLLKACRPLQVSLCFEHLSPPVSAFRFSREIHNFSSGFHKHSFLQRYLPQLSLRQCFCIEPDMAEQRFLVEYAKRGTAGCKKCKDKIQKGIVRIGKIVPNPFSESAGEMKEWYHMKCIFEKLERARATTKKIEDITDLEGWEELQDEDKDLINKHISDLMAKVNASPKKKVQAKLNTSGQLTAPPPDPSANAPRKFSGFTAAKAGTSSSSGPSSSSSAKSCQRSNLSTQLCDLQHKDCLFREFRKLCANVAENNSYNVKTQIIEKFLKKGSGGDKFHGDLYLTVKLLLPGVIKSVYNLNDKQIVKLFSRIFKCNQDDMVRDLEQGDVSETVRMFFEESKSFPPAAKSLLTIQEVDTALTCLAQLTKEDEQQTELEHIAKNCTSNDLKCIIRLIKHDLKMNAGAKHVLDAVDPNAYDAFKASRNLSDVIERVLRNQQEASNGSGPRKLLTVEASLMTPVQPMLAEACKSVEYAMKKCPNGMYSEIKYDGERVQVHKNGDNFSYFSRSLKPVLPHKVAHFKDYIPQAFPGGHSMILDAEVLLIDTKTSKPLPFGTLGVHKKAAFQDANVCLFVFDCIFFNGVSLMERPLCERRKFLHDNMVVVPNRILFSEMKHVTRAGDLADMITRVIREGLEGLVLKDIKGTYEPGKRHWLKVKKDYLNEGAMADTADLVVLGAFYGKGSNGGIMSSFLMGCYDEDSKKWCTVTKCSGGYDDATLARLQKELDVIKISKDPSKIPGWLKIIKNYYPDFIIRNPEQAPVWEITGAEFSKSEMHTADGISIRFPRMTRIRDDKDWKSATNLHQLRELYRISKENSDFKVTAGPSTASDDKSSSEGDSGGNSPSSSSHRGAPPKNTSNSASPKPKVMKSQPRAPGSDAPSAKKVKKSENVQSNGQTKTKAPSQLLEPRNDKTLLDIFSGVKLFLPVTVQDFDKLRRYFVAYDGDLVPDYEAASATHTLAEPEEGSKAQSVTSSWIWECIRKRRVVPPC from the exons ATGCAGAGACCTCTTTTGTTTGGGCCCAAGACTGTCCGTGTAGGCCTACAAACTTTTCAAACACTTTTTAGGAGGCAGCAACTTTTGAAAGCGTGTAGACCCCTGCAGGTCTCTTTGTGCTTTGAACATCTATCTCCACCTGTGTCTGCATTTAGGTTTTCCAGGGAAATCCATAATTTTTCCTCAGGATTCCATAaacacagtttcctccaaaggTACCTTCCCCAGCTTTCTTTGCGTCAGTGTTTCTGCATTGAGCCAGATATGGCAGAACAGAGGTTTCTTGTGGAATACGCCAAACGTGGTACTGCAGGTTGTAAGAAATGCAAGGACAAAATCCAGAAGGGCATAGTGCGGATAGGGAAGATTGTGCCAAACCCTTTCAGCGAGTCTGCAGGGGAGATGAAAGAGTGGTATCATATGAAGTGcatatttgagaagctggaaagGGCAAGAGCCACCACAAAGAAGATTGAGGACATCACAGATCTGGAGGGCTGGGAAGAGCTGCAGGATGAAGACAAGGATCtcattaataaacacatttcag ACCTGATGGCCAAAGTCAATGCAAGTCCAAAGAAAAAAGTGCAGGCCAAGTTGAACACAAGTGGCCAGCTGACAGCTCCTCCTCCTGACCCGTCTGCCAATGCTCCACGCAAGTTTTCAGGCTTCACTG CTGCGAAGGCTGGCACCTCAAGCAGCTCCGgaccatcctcctcttcctctgccaaAAGCTGCCAACGCAGCAACTTGTCCACACAGCTTTGTGACCTTCAACATAAAGACTGCCTTTTCAGGGAGTTTCGCAAACTCTGTGCCAATGTTGCAGAAAACAACAGCTACAATGTCAAGACACAAATTATTGAGAAGTTTCTCAAGAAGGGTTCAGGTGGAG ATAAGTTCCATGGAGATCTTTACCTGACAGTGAAACTGCTCTTGCCAGGAGTCATTAAGAGTGTCTACAATCTAAATGACAAACAGATTGTAAAACTCTTTAGCCGCATATTCAAATGCAACCAGGATGACATGGTGCGCGATCTGGAGCAG GGCGATGTGTCTGAGACAGTGAGGATGTTCTTCGAGGAGAGTAAATCATTTCCTCCAGCTGCCAAGAGCCTACTAACCATCCAGGAAGTGGACACAGCCCTGACCTGCCTCGCCCAGCTGACCAAGGAGGATGAGCAGCAGACCGAGCTGGAGCATATTGCCAAAAA CTGCACCAGTAATGACCTGAAATGCATCATTCGACTTATTAAACATGACTTGAAGATGAATGCTGGCGCAAAACATGT CTTGGATGCTGTGGATCCAAATGCTTACGATGCCTTCAAGGCCTCACGTAACCTGAGTGACGTGATTGAACGGGTATTGAGGAATCAGCAGGAGGCCTCTAATGGTTCAGGACCCAGGAAACTCCTTACTGTAGAAGCCTCACTCATGACCCCTGTTCAGCCCATGTTG GCAGAGGCATGTAAATCTGTCGAGTACGCTATGAAGAAATGCCCAAATGGAATGTACTCCGAGATTAAGTATGACGGAGAACGCGTACAGGTCCATAAGAATGGAGACAACTTCAGCTACTTCAGCCGCAGCCTCAAACCAGTGTTGCCACACAAA gTAGCCCATTTCAAAGACTACATCCCTCAGGCTTTTCCTGGTGGCCACAGTATGATACTGGATGCTGAAGTCCTCCTAATTGACACAAAGACCAGTAAACCACTGCCTTTTGGGACCTTGGGAGTACACAAg AAAGCAGCCTTTCAAGATGCCAATGtatgcctttttgtttttgactgtaTCTTCTTTAATGGCGTGAGTCTCATGGAGAG GCCCCTGTGTGAACGCAGGAAGTTCCTGCACGACAACATGGTAGTAGTCCCCAACAGGATTCTGTTCTCAGAGATGAAGCACGTCACT AGGGCAGGAGATCTGGCTGATATGATAACTCGTGTCATCAGAGAGGGGCTTGAAGGCCTGGTGCTAAAAGACATAAAG GGCACCTATGAACCAGGGAAACGGCACTGGCTGAAGGTGAAGAAGGACTATTTGAATGAAGGCGCGATGGCAGACACAGCTGACCTGGTTGTGCTGGGGGCCTTCTATGGAAAAGGTTCAAATG GGGGCATCATGTCCAGTTTTCTAATGGGCTGTTACGACGAAGACTCCAAGAAATGGTGCACAGTCACCAAGTGCTCCGGAGGCTATGATGACGCCACCTTGGCCAGACTCCAGAAGGAGCTGGATGTGATCAAAATCAGCAAG GACCCAAGCAAAATCCCAGGCTGGTTGAAAATCATCAAGAACTATTATCCAGATTTCATTATCCGCAATCCTGAG caagCACCTGTGTGGGAGATCACAGGTGCTGAATTTTCCAAATCAGAAATGCACACAGCTGATGGCATCTCTATACGCTTTCCCCGCATGACACGCATCCGTGATGACAAGGACTGGAAGAGCGCCACCAACTTGCACCAGCTTAGG GAGCTGTACCGTATATCAAAGGAGAACTCTGACTTCAAAGTGACAGCTGGACCATCTACAGCCAGTGATGACAAGAGCTCGTCAGAAGGGGACAGTGGAGGGAACTCCCCGTCATCCTCATCCCACAGAGGTGCTCCACCCAAGAACACCA GCAACAGTGCTTCACCCAAACCAAAGGTGATGAAATCCCAGCCTCGTGCTCCTGGTTCAGACGCACCAAGTGCTAAGAAG gtgaaaaagagtgaaaatgtaCAGAGCAATGGTCAAACCAAAACGAAGGCACCCTCTCAACTGCTGGAGCCAAGGAATGATAAG ACACTGCTGGACATCTTCAGTGGGGTGAAGCTTTTCCTGCCTGTCACAGTGCAGGACTTTGACAAACTGAGACGATACTTTGTGGCATACGATGGAGATCTTGTACCAGACTATGAAGCTgcctcagccacacacacacttgctgaACCTGAAGAGGGTAGCAAGGCACAGTCAGTCACATCCAGCTGGATCTGGGAATGTATCCGTAAGAGGCGTGTTGTACCTCCctgttaa